One Kitasatospora sp. MAP12-44 DNA segment encodes these proteins:
- a CDS encoding universal stress protein — MEQGSRHASQRRRIVVGVSGSLGSIAALHHAVAEARRTDGEVLAVLAWEPVGGEYGYRRAPCPPLLAAWRDAAVARLREALEGVVGVGCADVPLHAEAVRGEAGEALVRTADRSDDLLVVGAAGTGRLRRLLRPSVTAHCVKRAECPVLVVPKPALQRELETLQRRNSRHLPMVPIPSRIGLH; from the coding sequence ATGGAGCAGGGGAGTCGGCACGCGTCGCAGCGGCGCCGGATCGTCGTCGGAGTGAGCGGATCACTCGGCAGCATCGCGGCTCTGCACCACGCGGTGGCCGAGGCCCGCCGCACCGACGGCGAGGTGCTGGCCGTGCTCGCCTGGGAGCCGGTGGGCGGCGAGTACGGCTACCGCCGCGCGCCCTGCCCGCCGCTGCTCGCGGCCTGGCGCGACGCCGCGGTGGCCCGGTTGCGCGAGGCGCTCGAAGGGGTCGTCGGCGTCGGCTGCGCGGATGTGCCCCTGCATGCCGAGGCCGTCCGCGGCGAGGCCGGCGAGGCCCTGGTCCGCACCGCCGATCGCAGTGACGACCTCCTGGTCGTCGGCGCCGCCGGCACCGGACGGCTGCGCAGGCTGCTGCGCCCCTCGGTGACGGCGCACTGCGTCAAGCGCGCCGAGTGCCCGGTGCTCGTGGTGCCGAAGCCCGCGCTGCAACGCGAGTTGGAGACACTGCAGCGCCGCAACAGCCGGCACCTGCCGATGGTGCCGATCCCCAGCCGCATCGGCCTCCACTAG
- the kdpB gene encoding potassium-transporting ATPase subunit KdpB: MTDSVVQPGAQPPHHPDHPHEAHRVSGGLLDPRQLIAAVPDALRKLDPRVMVKHPVMFVVEVGSLLTTYSAIRHTSVFAWVITVWLWLTVVFANLAEAVAEGRGKAQAETLRRTKTEAVARRVVGAWSPADPRPAEEVVPAARLTLGDHVIVEAGQTIPGDGDVVEGAASVDESAITGESAPVIRESGGDRSAVTGGTKVLSDRIVVKITSRPGETFIDRMIALVEGAARQKTPNEIALNILLASLTIVFLLAVVTLQPMATYAGAEQTIVVLVALLVALIPTTIGALLSAIGIAGMDRLVQRNVLAMSGRAVEAAGDVSTLLLDKTGTITFGNRQAAEFTPVGGTDVAQLADAAQLSSLADETPEGRSIVVLAKEKYGLRARAQHEIGHAQWIEFTAQTRMSGADLSEEGESRRIRKGAAGSVVAWVQENGGSSGPEVADVVEGISSAGGTPLVVAQHRSGEPAQVLGVIHLKDVVKHGIRERFEDLRMMGIRTIMITGDNPLTARAIADEAGVDDFLAEATPEDKMALIRHEQTGGKLVAMTGDGTNDAPALAQADVGVAMNTGTSAAKEAGNMVDLDSNPTKLIEIVEIGKQLLITRGALTTFSIANDVAKYFAIIPAMFASVYPGLSKLNIMHLHNPTSAITSAIVFNALIIVVLIPLALRGVRYKPSSASALLRRNLGVYGVGGLILPFVGIKLIDLIVQFIPGLH; this comes from the coding sequence ATGACCGACTCCGTCGTCCAGCCCGGCGCCCAGCCTCCGCACCACCCGGACCACCCGCACGAGGCGCACCGGGTCTCCGGCGGCCTGCTGGACCCGCGTCAGCTGATCGCCGCTGTCCCGGACGCGCTGCGCAAGCTCGACCCGCGGGTGATGGTCAAGCACCCGGTGATGTTCGTGGTCGAGGTCGGCTCGCTGCTCACCACCTACTCCGCGATCCGCCACACCAGTGTCTTCGCCTGGGTGATCACGGTCTGGCTCTGGCTGACGGTGGTCTTCGCCAACCTCGCCGAGGCCGTCGCGGAGGGGCGCGGCAAGGCGCAGGCCGAGACGCTGCGCCGCACCAAGACCGAGGCGGTGGCCCGCCGGGTGGTCGGCGCGTGGTCGCCGGCCGACCCTCGGCCGGCCGAGGAGGTGGTGCCGGCCGCGCGGCTGACGCTCGGCGACCATGTGATCGTCGAGGCCGGCCAGACCATCCCCGGCGACGGCGACGTGGTCGAGGGCGCCGCCTCGGTGGACGAGTCGGCGATCACGGGTGAGTCCGCGCCGGTGATCCGGGAGTCCGGCGGCGACCGCTCGGCCGTCACCGGCGGCACCAAGGTGCTCTCCGACCGGATCGTCGTCAAGATCACCTCCAGGCCCGGCGAGACCTTCATCGACCGGATGATCGCCCTGGTGGAGGGCGCCGCCCGGCAGAAGACGCCGAACGAGATCGCGCTGAACATCCTGCTCGCCTCGCTGACCATCGTCTTCCTGCTGGCCGTCGTCACCCTGCAGCCGATGGCCACCTACGCGGGGGCCGAGCAGACCATCGTGGTCCTGGTCGCCCTGCTGGTGGCGCTGATCCCGACCACCATCGGCGCGCTGCTGTCGGCGATCGGCATCGCGGGCATGGACCGCCTGGTGCAGCGCAACGTCCTGGCGATGTCCGGGCGGGCGGTGGAGGCGGCCGGCGATGTCTCCACCCTGCTGCTGGACAAGACCGGCACCATCACCTTCGGCAACCGGCAGGCCGCCGAGTTCACCCCGGTGGGCGGCACGGACGTGGCGCAGCTGGCGGACGCGGCGCAGCTGTCCAGCCTGGCCGACGAGACGCCCGAGGGCCGCTCGATCGTGGTGCTGGCCAAGGAGAAGTACGGGCTGCGCGCCCGCGCCCAGCACGAGATCGGCCACGCCCAGTGGATCGAGTTCACCGCGCAGACCCGGATGAGCGGCGCCGACCTCAGTGAGGAGGGCGAGAGCAGGCGGATCCGCAAGGGCGCGGCCGGGTCGGTGGTCGCCTGGGTGCAGGAGAACGGCGGCAGCTCGGGCCCGGAGGTCGCCGACGTGGTCGAGGGGATCTCCTCGGCGGGCGGCACCCCGCTGGTGGTGGCGCAGCACCGGAGCGGTGAGCCGGCCCAGGTGCTGGGCGTGATCCACCTGAAGGACGTGGTCAAGCACGGCATCCGGGAGCGCTTCGAGGACCTGCGCATGATGGGCATCCGGACCATCATGATCACCGGCGACAACCCGCTGACCGCCCGGGCGATCGCGGACGAGGCGGGCGTCGACGACTTCCTCGCCGAGGCCACCCCCGAGGACAAGATGGCCCTGATCCGCCACGAGCAGACCGGCGGCAAGCTGGTCGCGATGACCGGCGACGGGACGAACGACGCCCCGGCGCTGGCGCAGGCGGACGTGGGGGTGGCGATGAACACCGGCACCTCGGCCGCCAAGGAGGCCGGCAACATGGTGGACCTCGACTCCAATCCCACCAAGCTGATCGAGATCGTCGAGATCGGCAAGCAACTGCTGATCACCCGAGGCGCGTTGACCACCTTCTCGATCGCCAACGACGTCGCCAAGTACTTCGCGATCATCCCCGCGATGTTCGCCAGCGTCTATCCGGGCCTGAGCAAGCTGAACATCATGCACCTGCACAATCCCACCTCGGCGATCACCTCGGCGATCGTCTTCAACGCGCTGATCATCGTCGTCCTGATCCCGCTCGCGCTGCGCGGCGTGCGCTACAAGCCGTCCTCGGCCTCCGCGCTGCTGCGCCGCAACCTCGGCGTCTACGGCGTCGGCGGGCTGATCCTGCCCTTCGTCGGCATCAAACTGATCGACCTGATCGTCCAGTTCATCCCCGGCCTGCACTGA
- a CDS encoding DUF2254 domain-containing protein: MPRFVFVPDADWRRETLRTNLWLVPALESLVAILLFIVTLSVDRAAYDGRFTLPTWVLSGTADAARQILTTMAAAIITVVGLVFSITIVALTLASTQFGPRMLRNFIRDRGTQVALGTFVATFFYTMLVLVSISPGPHGDFVPHLSITVALGLTVVDLAVLIYFISHISTMIQLPQVIAGIATDLARAIEAQSGEDEPLPAGVDGGPDREELLARMAESGAVIPTPASGYLQYIRHERLVRIAAETHAVLHLPYRPGHFLVEGQPLAMVWPAERAADVAHHLRRGQVTGPYRTLTQDISFGVDQLVEIAIRALSQAVNDTFTALTCIDWIGDCLCRITTGWHPQRVYRDADWRIRVIAYQVDYDRLVQRAFEKIRQSAAAMPAVMIRQLEALCKVMEQTSIPGRRQVLLDQGAMIWRSCEATVPEAADREDVRRRYEALCVLGAEE; encoded by the coding sequence GTGCCCAGATTCGTCTTCGTCCCGGATGCGGACTGGCGGCGGGAGACCCTGCGGACCAACCTCTGGCTGGTCCCGGCGCTCGAGTCGCTGGTCGCGATCCTGCTCTTCATCGTGACCCTGTCGGTGGACCGGGCCGCGTACGACGGCCGCTTCACGCTGCCCACCTGGGTGCTCAGCGGGACGGCCGACGCGGCGCGCCAGATCCTGACCACCATGGCGGCCGCGATCATCACCGTGGTGGGTCTGGTCTTCTCGATCACCATCGTCGCCCTGACGCTGGCCTCCACCCAGTTCGGCCCCCGGATGCTGCGCAACTTCATCCGGGACCGCGGCACCCAGGTCGCCCTGGGCACCTTCGTGGCCACCTTCTTCTACACCATGCTGGTGCTGGTCTCGATCAGCCCGGGGCCGCACGGCGACTTCGTCCCGCACCTGTCGATCACGGTCGCGCTCGGGCTGACGGTGGTCGATCTGGCGGTGCTGATCTACTTCATCAGCCACATCTCCACGATGATCCAGCTGCCCCAGGTGATCGCCGGCATCGCGACCGACCTGGCCCGCGCCATCGAGGCGCAGAGCGGCGAGGACGAGCCGCTGCCGGCCGGCGTCGACGGCGGCCCGGACCGCGAGGAGCTGCTGGCCCGGATGGCCGAGTCCGGCGCGGTGATCCCGACCCCGGCCAGCGGCTACCTCCAGTACATCCGGCACGAGCGGCTGGTCAGGATCGCGGCCGAGACCCACGCCGTGCTCCATCTGCCCTACCGGCCCGGCCACTTCCTGGTCGAGGGGCAGCCGCTGGCGATGGTCTGGCCGGCCGAGCGGGCCGCCGACGTGGCCCACCACCTGCGGCGCGGGCAGGTCACCGGGCCCTATCGGACGCTCACCCAGGACATCTCCTTCGGCGTCGACCAGCTGGTGGAGATCGCCATCCGGGCACTGTCGCAGGCCGTCAACGACACCTTCACGGCGCTGACCTGCATCGACTGGATCGGCGACTGCCTGTGCCGGATCACCACCGGCTGGCACCCGCAGCGCGTCTACCGCGACGCCGACTGGCGGATCCGGGTGATCGCCTACCAGGTGGACTACGACCGGCTGGTCCAGCGGGCCTTCGAGAAGATCCGGCAGTCGGCCGCCGCCATGCCGGCCGTGATGATCCGCCAGCTGGAGGCGCTCTGCAAGGTGATGGAGCAGACCTCGATCCCCGGTCGCCGCCAGGTGCTGCTGGACCAGGGCGCGATGATCTGGCGCTCCTGCGAGGCCACCGTCCCGGAGGCGGCCGACCGCGAGGACGTCCGGCGCCGCTACGAGGCGCTGTGCGTGCTGGGCGCCGAGGAGTGA
- a CDS encoding MFS transporter has protein sequence MDRGEGAQGARIVLLTLGAGQFLMALDSSVMNVSIATVAADIGTTVTGLQGAITAYTLVMAMLMITGGKVGALIGRKRAFMIGCVIYGCGSLTTALAPNLTVLLIGWSFLEGVGAALILPAIVALVAGNFAAERRPAAYGLVTAAGAVAIALGPLVGGTATTFFSWRWVFVGELVLVLAILLLARRVADAPPGLRPRIDVIGALLSALGIGAFVYGVLRSSEWGWFRPKPGEPSWFSLSPVVWLMLAGILLTWLFFGWEHRMVARGKEPLVDPALLRNRQLTGGLTMFFFQFLVQMGVFFVVPLYLSVALGLSALRTGVRILPLSVALLAAAVLIPKLVPDVSPRRVVRLGIFSMLVGAVVLLAALKPDSGAGVVTVPLLLIGLGMGALASQLGSVTVSAVPDEQSAEVGGLQNTVTNLGASIGTALAGSILITVLTSSFLAGIEQNPAVPDSVKSQASTQLMGGVPFLSDAQLTRTLDQAGVGADVTSAALEANATARIQGLRAALAVLAFVALIALFFSRRIPTTQPR, from the coding sequence ATGGATCGCGGCGAGGGGGCGCAGGGCGCCAGGATCGTCCTGCTGACGCTGGGGGCCGGGCAGTTCCTGATGGCGCTGGACAGCTCGGTGATGAACGTCTCGATCGCGACGGTGGCCGCCGACATCGGCACCACGGTGACCGGACTCCAAGGCGCCATCACCGCCTACACGCTGGTGATGGCGATGCTCATGATCACTGGCGGCAAGGTCGGCGCGCTGATCGGCCGCAAGCGGGCCTTCATGATCGGCTGTGTGATCTACGGATGCGGCTCGCTGACGACGGCGCTCGCCCCGAACCTGACCGTCCTGCTGATCGGTTGGTCATTCCTGGAGGGCGTCGGCGCGGCGCTGATCCTGCCGGCGATCGTGGCGCTGGTGGCCGGCAACTTCGCCGCGGAACGACGTCCGGCCGCCTACGGACTGGTCACGGCCGCGGGCGCGGTGGCGATCGCACTCGGGCCCCTGGTCGGGGGCACGGCGACGACCTTCTTCTCCTGGCGCTGGGTGTTCGTCGGCGAGCTCGTGCTGGTGCTGGCCATCCTGCTGCTGGCCCGCCGGGTCGCCGACGCGCCGCCCGGCCTGCGCCCGCGGATCGACGTGATCGGCGCGCTGCTCTCGGCGCTGGGGATCGGCGCCTTCGTCTACGGGGTCCTGCGCTCCAGCGAGTGGGGCTGGTTCCGGCCCAAGCCGGGTGAGCCGTCCTGGTTCTCGCTCTCGCCGGTGGTCTGGCTGATGCTGGCGGGCATCCTGCTGACCTGGCTCTTCTTCGGTTGGGAGCACCGGATGGTGGCGCGGGGCAAGGAGCCGCTGGTCGACCCGGCGCTGCTGCGGAACCGCCAACTGACCGGCGGCCTGACCATGTTCTTCTTCCAGTTCCTGGTGCAGATGGGCGTGTTCTTCGTCGTGCCGCTCTACCTGTCCGTCGCGCTCGGCCTCTCCGCGCTCAGGACGGGCGTGCGGATCCTGCCGCTCTCGGTGGCCCTGCTGGCGGCCGCGGTGCTGATCCCCAAGCTTGTCCCGGACGTCTCGCCGCGGCGCGTGGTGCGGCTCGGGATCTTCTCGATGCTCGTGGGCGCGGTGGTCCTGCTCGCCGCGCTGAAACCGGACTCGGGCGCCGGGGTCGTCACCGTCCCGCTGCTGCTGATCGGCCTCGGCATGGGGGCGCTCGCCTCCCAGCTCGGGTCGGTGACCGTGTCCGCGGTGCCGGACGAGCAGAGCGCCGAGGTCGGCGGGCTGCAGAACACCGTCACCAACCTCGGCGCCTCGATCGGCACGGCGCTCGCCGGATCGATCCTCATCACGGTGCTGACCTCCTCCTTCCTCGCCGGCATCGAGCAGAACCCGGCGGTCCCCGACTCGGTGAAGAGCCAGGCGAGCACCCAACTCATGGGCGGCGTACCGTTTCTGTCGGATGCCCAGCTCACCCGGACGCTCGACCAGGCGGGCGTGGGCGCGGACGTCACCTCCGCGGCGCTGGAGGCGAACGCGACGGCGCGGATCCAGGGCCTGCGGGCCGCGCTCGCGGTCCTCGCCTTCGTCGCGCTGATCGCGCTCTTCTTCAGCCGGCGGATCCCCACCACCCAACCGCGCTGA
- a CDS encoding pyridoxal 5'-phosphate synthase yields the protein MSDTTRNRLRAIPVFEGLDPKGFTTADLPANPLHAVEAWILAAAEAGQRDPHAMTLCTVGADGTPSSRVLICKDIDEQRIYFASRSDSRKGVEIAGQPRVAAQFYWPTVGRQLRLVGTAEAQEQAASERDFAERTRSSQLAALLHGSAAPSGREEILAEYRRLGEAYPHEVPYPPSWTLYGITVTEAEFWEASPDRIHTRVRYRREGGNWQQEYAWP from the coding sequence GTGAGTGACACGACGCGCAACCGACTCAGGGCCATCCCGGTGTTCGAGGGGCTGGACCCGAAGGGCTTCACCACGGCGGACCTGCCCGCCAACCCGCTGCACGCCGTCGAGGCCTGGATCCTCGCCGCCGCCGAGGCCGGCCAGCGCGATCCGCACGCGATGACCCTGTGCACGGTCGGCGCCGACGGTACGCCATCCAGCCGGGTGCTGATCTGCAAGGACATCGACGAGCAGCGGATCTACTTCGCAAGTCGCTCGGACAGCCGCAAGGGCGTCGAGATCGCCGGGCAGCCCCGGGTCGCCGCGCAGTTCTACTGGCCCACGGTCGGCCGCCAGCTGCGCCTGGTGGGAACCGCCGAGGCGCAGGAACAGGCCGCCAGCGAACGGGACTTCGCCGAACGCACGCGCTCCTCGCAGCTCGCCGCCCTGCTGCACGGCAGCGCCGCCCCCAGCGGACGGGAGGAGATCCTCGCCGAGTACCGGCGGCTCGGCGAGGCCTACCCGCACGAGGTGCCGTACCCGCCGAGCTGGACGCTGTACGGAATCACCGTCACCGAGGCCGAGTTCTGGGAGGCCAGCCCCGACCGGATCCACACCCGGGTCCGCTACCGGCGCGAGGGCGGCAACTGGCAGCAGGAGTACGCCTGGCCGTGA
- a CDS encoding histidine kinase, whose translation METWIRTRPSTIGALLDRTLIDRVLLDRVFFDRVVAGAFLAAMAVERIGAASRLGIPLPLALALSAVVAGALAVRRTAPLASYLAGSAALAVEALFVLPSPVSPYANLIGLYTLGRYASRERSRLGPGIVLLGMAAYFAGAAHTHPMISAGALFVWLLTWALGCGAARRREEREAARLLLHRRVADEERARIARELHDMVGRTVNLMLVQAGTARRALPRDPGQTRELLSGLEHSGREVLDELDRVLGLLPSAGSTPDGPWDPQPGLGDLAGLTGRLEQTGSVQVTARVDPAAARLPRSLDLSAYRIVQEALANAVKHGHADAVEITVRHAGDALAIDVNDDGRGVADGYRPGRGLLGIAERVALFGGSVQHGGGDAGGFRVRVLLPIPRSSGWSPKPPTLCGAPGSPAR comes from the coding sequence GTGGAGACCTGGATTCGGACCCGCCCCTCGACCATCGGGGCGCTGCTCGACCGCACGCTGATCGACCGCGTGCTGCTCGACCGTGTGTTTTTCGACCGCGTGGTGGCGGGCGCGTTCCTGGCGGCGATGGCCGTCGAGCGGATCGGCGCGGCGTCGCGGCTCGGCATCCCGCTGCCGCTCGCCCTCGCGCTGAGCGCCGTGGTCGCCGGCGCGCTCGCCGTGCGGCGCACCGCGCCGCTGGCGTCGTACCTGGCGGGCTCCGCCGCGCTCGCGGTGGAGGCGCTGTTCGTGCTGCCGAGCCCGGTCTCGCCGTACGCCAACCTGATCGGGCTCTACACCCTCGGCCGGTACGCGAGCCGCGAGCGGTCGCGGCTCGGCCCCGGCATCGTGCTGCTCGGCATGGCCGCGTACTTCGCGGGCGCCGCTCACACCCATCCCATGATCTCCGCCGGGGCGCTCTTCGTCTGGCTGCTGACCTGGGCGCTCGGCTGCGGCGCCGCCCGCCGCCGGGAGGAGCGCGAGGCCGCCCGGCTGCTGCTGCACCGGCGGGTCGCCGACGAGGAACGGGCGCGGATCGCACGGGAGTTGCACGACATGGTCGGCCGCACCGTCAATCTGATGCTGGTCCAGGCCGGCACCGCCCGCCGGGCGCTGCCCCGCGATCCGGGGCAGACCCGCGAGCTGCTGTCCGGCCTGGAGCACTCCGGGCGCGAGGTGCTCGACGAACTGGACCGCGTGCTCGGCCTGCTGCCGTCCGCCGGCTCGACGCCGGACGGCCCGTGGGATCCGCAGCCCGGCCTCGGCGACCTGGCCGGGCTGACCGGACGGCTGGAGCAGACGGGGTCGGTCCAGGTCACTGCCCGGGTCGACCCCGCCGCCGCCCGACTGCCGCGCAGCCTCGACCTGTCCGCCTACCGGATCGTCCAGGAGGCGCTGGCCAACGCCGTGAAGCACGGGCACGCCGACGCCGTCGAGATCACCGTCCGCCACGCCGGGGACGCGCTCGCCATCGACGTCAACGACGACGGGCGGGGCGTCGCCGACGGGTACCGGCCCGGCCGCGGGCTGCTGGGGATAGCCGAGCGGGTCGCGCTGTTCGGCGGCAGCGTGCAGCACGGGGGAGGCGACGCGGGCGGCTTCCGCGTGCGGGTGCTGCTACCGATACCGCGGTCGTCCGGGTGGTCGCCGAAGCCGCCGACGCTCTGCGGCGCACCGGGGTCGCCCGCGCGCTGA
- a CDS encoding APC family permease: protein MTFGLSRRELRPRLKLLPGEGGKAHLTALEGLAALSLDALSSVAYGPEAIVVVLIAAGTNALTAALPITLVITALLAVLVVSYRQVIAVHPDGGGAYAVAKKDLGPAVSLLAAASLVVDYVLTVAVSLAAGAASLGSAYPALNGHLLSVCLIGLLLLTLVNLRGIAESARVLMLPTVLFIVGILGIIVLGLARSHPLATVGTLQTVPVTESLGVLLFLKAFAAGCSALTGVEAIANGVPAFREPRVKRAQHTELMLGTLLGLMLVGLSILIRRDHVAPRGGVTLLAQLTAGAYGTGWAYYATNVLVALVLALAANTSFGGLPVLMSLLARDHRLPHLFGLRAERPVYRYGVLALAVLSALLLIAVQADTQRLIPLFAIGVFIGFTISQVGLVRHWSRDRPPGWRRRALVNGTGAVMTAVAALVFLFSKFLEGAWVVVVTVPLLMLLFARVQRYYDEVGIELGLGLIPGPLVHRASLVIVPIGEVSRLTAHALTAALALGDDVVAVAVHGDPVKAQALRERWAQWDPGVRLEIIDSPQHSLVQPVVDYVRREAEGGRQIAVLIPEVEPLHRRYRILQNHRGILLATILRARTDVAVCMLPFRLPI, encoded by the coding sequence ATGACGTTCGGCCTGTCGCGTCGCGAGCTCCGGCCCCGGCTGAAGCTGCTGCCCGGCGAGGGCGGCAAGGCCCATCTGACCGCCCTGGAGGGCCTGGCCGCACTGTCGCTCGATGCGCTGAGCTCGGTCGCGTACGGGCCCGAGGCGATCGTCGTGGTGCTGATCGCGGCGGGGACGAACGCGCTGACCGCCGCGCTGCCGATCACCCTGGTCATCACCGCCCTGCTGGCGGTGCTCGTGGTGTCCTACCGCCAGGTGATCGCCGTGCACCCGGACGGCGGCGGCGCGTACGCGGTGGCCAAGAAGGACCTCGGCCCGGCGGTGAGTCTGCTGGCGGCGGCCAGCCTGGTGGTGGACTACGTGCTGACCGTGGCCGTCAGCCTGGCCGCCGGGGCCGCCAGCCTGGGCTCGGCGTACCCCGCGCTCAACGGGCACCTGCTGTCGGTCTGCCTCATCGGGCTGCTGCTGCTCACCCTGGTCAACCTGCGCGGCATCGCGGAGAGCGCCCGGGTGCTGATGCTGCCGACGGTGCTCTTCATCGTCGGCATCCTCGGCATCATCGTGCTGGGGCTGGCGCGCTCGCACCCGCTGGCGACCGTCGGCACCCTCCAGACGGTGCCGGTGACCGAGTCGCTGGGCGTGCTGCTCTTCCTGAAGGCCTTCGCGGCCGGCTGCTCCGCGCTGACGGGCGTGGAGGCGATCGCCAACGGGGTGCCGGCCTTCCGCGAGCCGCGGGTCAAGCGGGCGCAGCACACCGAGCTGATGCTCGGCACGCTGCTCGGGCTGATGCTGGTGGGGCTGTCGATCCTGATCCGCCGCGACCACGTCGCGCCGCGCGGCGGGGTGACGCTGCTGGCCCAGCTCACCGCCGGCGCGTACGGCACCGGGTGGGCGTACTACGCGACCAACGTGCTGGTCGCGCTGGTGCTGGCGCTGGCCGCCAACACCAGCTTCGGCGGGCTCCCGGTGCTGATGAGCCTGCTCGCCCGCGACCACCGCCTGCCGCACCTGTTCGGGCTGCGCGCCGAGCGCCCGGTCTACCGCTACGGCGTGCTGGCGCTGGCGGTGCTCTCGGCGCTGCTGCTGATCGCGGTGCAGGCCGACACCCAGCGGCTGATCCCGCTGTTCGCCATCGGGGTGTTCATCGGCTTCACCATCAGCCAGGTCGGCCTGGTGCGGCACTGGTCGCGCGACCGGCCCCCGGGCTGGCGCCGCCGGGCGCTGGTCAACGGCACGGGGGCGGTGATGACGGCGGTGGCCGCGCTGGTGTTCCTCTTCTCCAAGTTCCTGGAGGGGGCCTGGGTGGTCGTGGTGACGGTGCCGCTGCTGATGCTGCTCTTCGCCCGGGTCCAGCGCTACTACGACGAGGTGGGCATCGAGCTGGGCCTGGGGCTGATCCCCGGACCGCTGGTGCACCGGGCCAGCCTGGTCATCGTCCCGATCGGGGAGGTGAGCAGGCTGACCGCGCACGCGCTCACCGCCGCCCTCGCGCTGGGCGACGACGTGGTGGCGGTGGCGGTGCACGGCGACCCCGTGAAGGCCCAGGCGCTGCGGGAGCGGTGGGCGCAGTGGGATCCGGGCGTGCGCCTGGAGATCATCGACAGCCCGCAGCACTCCCTGGTCCAACCGGTGGTCGACTACGTACGCCGCGAGGCGGAAGGCGGGCGGCAGATCGCGGTGCTGATCCCGGAGGTCGAACCGCTGCACCGCCGCTACCGGATCCTGCAGAACCACCGCGGGATCCTGCTGGCCACCATCCTGCGCGCCCGCACCGACGTGGCGGTCTGCATGCTCCCCTTCCGCCTGCCGATCTGA
- the kdpC gene encoding potassium-transporting ATPase subunit KdpC yields the protein MARHLPTLVRLHLTALRLLLVFTVLCGLAYPLLITGIAQLALSGQANGSQVRLNGRTVGSSLLGQTFDLPKKNPADPNEQPRPDPRWFQPRPSAAGSGYDALASGASNFGPNDATLTQAVKARRAAIAAFDGVAPDRVPPDALTGSASGLDPAISPAYADLQVDRVARARGLDPGAVRRLVQQHLQGRSLGFLGQGRVDVVTLNLALARLG from the coding sequence ATGGCAAGGCACCTGCCGACCCTGGTCCGGCTGCACCTCACCGCGCTGCGCCTGCTGCTGGTCTTCACCGTGCTGTGCGGGCTGGCCTATCCGCTGCTGATCACCGGCATCGCCCAGCTGGCCCTCTCAGGGCAGGCCAACGGCTCGCAGGTCAGGCTGAACGGGCGGACCGTCGGCTCCAGCCTGCTCGGCCAGACCTTCGACCTGCCGAAGAAGAACCCGGCCGACCCGAACGAGCAGCCGCGGCCCGACCCCCGCTGGTTCCAGCCGCGCCCCTCGGCGGCCGGCTCCGGCTACGACGCGCTGGCCTCCGGCGCGAGCAACTTCGGCCCCAACGACGCCACGCTGACCCAGGCCGTCAAAGCCCGGCGCGCCGCGATCGCCGCGTTCGACGGGGTCGCCCCCGACCGGGTGCCGCCGGACGCGCTGACCGGCTCCGCCTCGGGCCTGGACCCGGCCATCTCGCCCGCCTACGCCGACCTGCAGGTCGACCGGGTCGCCCGGGCCCGCGGCCTGGACCCGGGCGCGGTCCGCCGGCTCGTCCAGCAGCACCTCCAGGGCCGCAGCCTCGGCTTCCTCGGCCAGGGCCGGGTGGACGTGGTCACTCTCAACCTGGCCCTCGCCCGGCTCGGCTGA